The following are encoded together in the bacterium genome:
- a CDS encoding N-6 DNA methylase, whose amino-acid sequence MSRGNHQFSSVKTEGGLLPQDILARIQSGDPELEGTKAETYHLGAHERIGEAANQAWSRLVSSWHAFQEALAKEPEDAPAIGLTRDRWLLPLFEILGYGRLPKGTATEVEGKSYAVSHTWHHSPIHLLGSRVDLDTRQKGVAGAATSSPHGLVQDFLNRSDAHLWGFVTNGYQLRVLRDHHSLTRQAYVEFDLQAIMDGEQYSEFLLLWLVCHQSRVEADKPEECWLETWVNISRVEGVRALDKLRDGVEKAIEAFGTGFLAHKANTRLKAALESGELDSQEYYRQILRLVYRLIFLFVAEERDALLDPNATEEARERYRRYYATRRIRDLADKRRGSAHGDLWRGIALVMEKLDDGYPELGLPALGSMLWGEEACPWLMYAECANEHVLRAVRLLSHIQDGKIRYPVNWRNVGADELGSIYEGLLELHPRMNKEGATFELDTAAGHERKTTGSYYTPTSLVDCLLDSSLSPILDEACRKSDPEAAVLQLKVCDPACGSGHFLVAAARRIAKRLASVRSGDDEASPVQVQNALRDVVGRCVHGVDLNPMAVELCKVSLWMEAIEPGKPLSFLDSHIQCGNALLGATPALVAGEIPDEAFKPMEGDDKDVAKRLTKRNRDERSGQATLFGGFAGDPTAAYGLVASRVAQVEAAADEDIEGVRQKKRLWDHLAQSSEYRESLFRADVWCAAFVWPKQPGDLENGAPTQDLWLKILQDTSAAPRVTRSTVRALARQYGFLHWHLAFPQVFGEPTAAGSGSDTSGWVGGFDLVIGNPPWDQIQFREQEFFASSAPEIANARSGAQRKKLIEKLKAEDAALFQDFQRAKAEVDGTRHISNVSGSFPNTGCGRMNTYGLFAERTKSILGPSGRAGLVLPSGIVTDDSTKAFFQELVDEGRLVSVFDFENRQKLFPDVDSRMKFCLLTMTGSERPVADGAEFVFFAQSVEDLDDTERRFRLSAEDIALLNPNTRTCPTFRDVRDARISLATHRLLGAFDSEANPSAESWNFKSKPGLFNMSHDSKLFRDAETAGNTIPLREYGHNEGSLQGWLPLIEAKMTGFFDHRAAGVVISKTAAIRQGQPSQLSAAEHERCDLVAAPRYWVRAEEVDKAISSAWDKRWLIGWKQVTSPTNHRTLIPVLTPLYGVGHSIYVALIEPSNGVPSGVSAAGLLACWSSYVCDYTVRCKLGGVNLTPFTIRQLPTISPSTLCVEPEFDSIDWGTWICQRVLELCYTAWDLESFAQDCGYSGPPFRWNEARRFLLSCELDAAFFHLYGIERDDVDHIMESFLIVKKKDETAHGDYRTKLQILEIYDRMRVAIESDDSYQTILDPPPADPNVAHPEDTRIDRVGAEA is encoded by the coding sequence GTGAGCCGCGGCAACCACCAGTTCAGCTCGGTCAAGACCGAAGGCGGCCTCCTCCCTCAGGACATCCTCGCCCGCATCCAGTCCGGCGACCCCGAGCTGGAAGGCACGAAGGCCGAGACCTATCACCTGGGCGCCCACGAGCGCATCGGCGAAGCCGCTAACCAGGCGTGGAGCCGCCTCGTCTCCTCCTGGCACGCGTTCCAGGAAGCCCTCGCCAAAGAGCCCGAAGACGCCCCCGCCATCGGTCTCACCCGCGACCGCTGGCTGCTGCCCCTCTTCGAGATCCTCGGTTACGGCCGGCTGCCCAAGGGCACCGCCACCGAGGTCGAAGGCAAGAGCTACGCCGTCTCCCACACCTGGCACCACTCGCCGATCCATCTGCTCGGCAGCCGCGTCGACCTCGACACGCGGCAGAAGGGTGTGGCTGGCGCCGCCACGTCTTCCCCGCACGGCCTGGTGCAGGACTTCCTGAACCGTTCGGACGCCCATCTCTGGGGCTTCGTCACCAATGGCTACCAGCTGCGCGTCCTGCGCGACCACCACAGCCTCACGCGCCAGGCCTACGTGGAGTTCGACCTGCAGGCCATCATGGATGGTGAGCAGTACAGCGAGTTTCTGCTGCTGTGGCTCGTCTGCCACCAGAGCCGGGTCGAAGCGGACAAGCCCGAGGAGTGCTGGCTCGAGACCTGGGTGAACATCTCGCGCGTCGAGGGCGTGCGCGCCCTCGACAAGTTGCGCGACGGGGTGGAGAAGGCCATCGAAGCCTTCGGCACGGGCTTTCTCGCCCACAAGGCGAATACGCGTCTCAAGGCGGCCCTCGAGTCGGGCGAGCTCGACAGCCAGGAGTACTACCGCCAGATCCTCCGCCTCGTCTACCGGCTCATCTTCCTCTTCGTGGCGGAGGAGCGCGATGCGCTACTCGACCCGAACGCGACGGAAGAGGCTCGAGAGCGTTACCGCCGCTACTACGCCACGCGGCGAATCCGCGATCTCGCCGACAAGCGTCGCGGCAGCGCCCATGGCGATCTGTGGCGGGGCATCGCTTTGGTGATGGAGAAACTTGATGACGGTTATCCGGAGCTGGGGCTTCCGGCGCTGGGAAGCATGTTGTGGGGGGAGGAAGCCTGTCCGTGGCTGATGTATGCGGAGTGCGCGAATGAACATGTGTTGAGGGCCGTGCGGCTTCTCTCGCACATTCAGGATGGAAAGATTCGCTATCCGGTCAACTGGCGCAACGTGGGCGCGGATGAGCTGGGAAGTATCTATGAGGGGCTTCTAGAGCTTCACCCAAGGATGAACAAGGAAGGCGCGACGTTCGAACTGGACACTGCTGCTGGTCACGAGCGCAAGACGACCGGCAGCTACTACACACCGACTTCGCTGGTGGACTGCCTTCTCGACTCCTCACTCAGCCCGATCCTTGATGAAGCATGCAGAAAGTCGGACCCAGAAGCGGCGGTACTTCAACTCAAGGTGTGCGATCCCGCATGCGGATCCGGGCACTTCTTGGTGGCCGCAGCGCGGCGCATAGCTAAACGACTCGCTTCGGTGCGGTCCGGAGACGATGAAGCCAGCCCGGTACAAGTACAGAATGCACTGCGCGACGTGGTGGGGCGTTGCGTTCATGGCGTCGATCTGAATCCAATGGCCGTCGAGCTTTGCAAAGTCAGTCTATGGATGGAGGCAATCGAGCCGGGCAAGCCGCTGTCCTTCCTCGATTCCCACATTCAGTGCGGCAACGCCCTTCTGGGCGCGACGCCAGCGCTAGTGGCCGGCGAGATTCCTGACGAGGCCTTCAAGCCAATGGAGGGAGACGACAAGGACGTCGCGAAACGACTCACGAAGCGAAATCGAGATGAGCGTTCCGGACAGGCCACTCTTTTTGGAGGTTTCGCTGGTGACCCGACTGCAGCGTACGGGTTGGTGGCTTCACGAGTCGCGCAGGTCGAGGCGGCGGCAGACGAAGACATCGAAGGAGTTCGACAAAAAAAGCGACTCTGGGATCACCTGGCGCAATCGTCCGAATACAGGGAGAGCCTCTTTCGAGCCGATGTCTGGTGCGCGGCTTTCGTCTGGCCCAAACAACCGGGCGACCTGGAGAACGGAGCGCCAACGCAGGACCTGTGGCTGAAGATCTTGCAGGATACCTCCGCGGCACCTCGCGTGACACGGTCGACAGTTCGCGCGCTAGCGCGACAGTACGGCTTCCTTCATTGGCACTTGGCCTTTCCTCAAGTATTCGGTGAGCCGACCGCGGCCGGATCCGGATCCGACACTAGTGGATGGGTAGGGGGCTTCGACCTCGTAATTGGAAACCCGCCATGGGACCAAATTCAATTTCGTGAGCAGGAGTTCTTTGCGTCATCCGCCCCGGAAATTGCGAACGCTCGATCCGGCGCCCAACGCAAGAAATTGATTGAGAAGCTAAAAGCCGAGGATGCTGCTCTGTTTCAGGATTTTCAAAGGGCCAAAGCGGAGGTTGATGGGACCCGCCACATCTCGAATGTTTCGGGGAGTTTTCCTAATACGGGTTGCGGCCGCATGAATACCTACGGACTGTTCGCGGAACGGACCAAATCCATTTTGGGACCATCGGGTAGAGCAGGACTTGTCTTGCCTTCGGGCATTGTGACCGACGACAGCACGAAAGCGTTCTTTCAGGAGTTAGTAGACGAAGGGCGGCTGGTTAGTGTGTTCGACTTCGAGAACCGTCAGAAGCTATTCCCGGATGTTGATAGTCGGATGAAGTTCTGCCTTCTGACAATGACTGGCTCGGAACGGCCTGTGGCAGACGGCGCTGAGTTCGTGTTCTTCGCTCAGTCTGTGGAAGACTTGGATGACACCGAGCGCCGCTTTCGCCTCAGTGCGGAGGACATCGCACTACTCAATCCAAACACTCGCACGTGCCCGACCTTTAGAGACGTTAGGGATGCACGGATCAGCCTGGCTACACACCGACTGCTCGGCGCCTTTGATAGCGAAGCGAATCCGTCAGCGGAATCCTGGAATTTCAAGAGTAAGCCGGGTTTGTTCAACATGTCCCACGATTCCAAACTGTTTCGTGATGCTGAAACGGCCGGAAATACTATTCCACTCAGAGAGTACGGTCACAATGAAGGCAGTCTTCAGGGCTGGCTCCCGCTGATCGAAGCAAAGATGACGGGCTTCTTTGATCACCGTGCTGCTGGAGTGGTGATCAGTAAGACTGCGGCGATTCGGCAAGGGCAGCCTTCGCAGCTATCGGCGGCGGAACACGAACGTTGCGATCTAGTTGCAGCTCCGCGCTACTGGGTGCGTGCGGAGGAGGTCGATAAGGCGATTTCTTCAGCTTGGGACAAGAGATGGTTGATAGGTTGGAAGCAGGTCACCAGTCCTACGAATCACCGGACCCTCATTCCGGTTCTGACTCCGTTGTATGGTGTTGGTCACAGTATATATGTGGCGCTAATCGAACCGTCGAACGGAGTACCCTCCGGTGTTTCTGCTGCCGGGTTGTTGGCGTGCTGGAGCAGTTACGTCTGCGACTATACAGTTCGATGCAAACTCGGTGGCGTGAACCTTACGCCATTTACGATTCGCCAGCTTCCGACAATTTCGCCCAGTACTCTTTGCGTTGAACCTGAGTTTGACTCGATCGATTGGGGCACTTGGATCTGTCAACGCGTACTTGAGCTCTGTTACACCGCCTGGGACCTTGAATCGTTCGCGCAGGATTGCGGTTACAGCGGTCCGCCGTTCCGCTGGAATGAAGCTCGCCGCTTCTTGCTCTCCTGTGAGCTGGACGCTGCCTTCTTTCACCTCTATGGCATCGAACGTGACGACGTCGATCACATCATGGAGAGCTTTCTCATTGTAAAGAAGAAGGATGAAACTGCTCACGGCGATTACCGCACCAAGCTTCAGATCCTTGAGATATATGACAGGATGCGGGTGGCTATCGAATCGGACGATTCGTATCAGACGATTCTAGACCCGCCCCCCGCTGATCCGAACGTTGCCCACCCGGAGGACACTCGCATCGATCGGGTAGGTGCCGAAGCATGA